In a single window of the Hoyosella subflava DQS3-9A1 genome:
- a CDS encoding NAD(P)H-dependent flavin oxidoreductase, protein MLNTWLTKQLGLEIPIIGAPMGGRAGGLLAGEVSRAGGLGMLGAARYTTPEWVAAEAAIARRVGGSFGVGLMSWALDDDDALLTAALAEKPALVSLSFGDPAPYVDRAKDAGALVVSQVSTVDDMAVAEAAGVDAVVAQGTEAGGHTGRIATLTLLQEVLEATRLPVLAAGGIATGRGLAAVLAAGAHGAFVGTALLASPETTGPEYAIGRLLAARSTDTVYTDVFDKARHQPWPEQWFGRAIVNNLSDKFHGAGASEDEIADVYDPADPDSGVVYAGQAAGLVTVSRPVFEVVKNIARDAEKQLSRVCGM, encoded by the coding sequence GTGCTGAACACATGGCTAACCAAACAACTTGGCTTGGAGATCCCCATCATTGGCGCGCCCATGGGCGGTCGGGCCGGTGGCCTGCTGGCGGGTGAAGTAAGCCGTGCCGGCGGTTTGGGGATGCTGGGCGCCGCGAGATACACGACGCCCGAATGGGTTGCCGCCGAGGCTGCGATTGCCCGCAGAGTTGGCGGCAGCTTCGGGGTGGGGCTTATGTCGTGGGCTCTCGACGATGATGATGCGCTGCTGACTGCCGCGCTGGCCGAGAAGCCAGCGTTGGTATCCCTCTCGTTCGGCGATCCCGCACCGTACGTCGACCGCGCAAAGGATGCGGGCGCGCTCGTCGTTTCGCAAGTCAGCACTGTGGACGACATGGCAGTCGCTGAAGCTGCGGGTGTCGATGCGGTCGTCGCACAGGGGACTGAAGCGGGTGGCCATACTGGACGCATCGCGACGCTGACGTTGCTGCAAGAGGTGCTGGAAGCCACCAGACTGCCGGTGCTGGCCGCAGGTGGAATCGCCACGGGGCGCGGGCTAGCAGCTGTGCTCGCGGCGGGTGCACACGGCGCGTTCGTGGGTACGGCGTTGCTCGCGAGTCCCGAAACGACGGGTCCCGAGTACGCGATCGGCAGGCTGCTCGCGGCGCGCAGCACGGACACCGTCTACACGGACGTTTTTGATAAGGCGCGCCATCAACCATGGCCTGAGCAATGGTTCGGGCGAGCGATCGTGAACAATTTGAGCGACAAGTTCCACGGTGCGGGGGCTTCAGAAGATGAGATTGCCGACGTCTATGACCCGGCTGACCCGGATTCCGGAGTGGTGTACGCGGGGCAGGCTGCTGGCCTCGTCACCGTCAGCAGGCCCGTGTTCGAGGTGGTGAAAAACATCGCCCGTGATGCGGAAAAGCAGTTGAGCCGCGTGTGTGGCATGTGA